Proteins from a single region of Hydra vulgaris chromosome 12, alternate assembly HydraT2T_AEP:
- the LOC136087924 gene encoding uncharacterized protein LOC136087924, translating into MKRKAELSLRAPGATSFARATAFNRFTVSNFFRNLREVRKRHQFGPESIYNVDETGLTTVQKPVKVIASKGVKQVGSITSGERGTLVTACCAVNAIGNSIPTLFVFPRVKFRDLMIKDGPSGCVGFANPSGWMTSEIFVEWLKYFIKHSHCLKESKILLVLDNHESHISVAALDLARENGENYA; encoded by the coding sequence ATGAAAAGAAAAGCAGAATTATCTCTACGAGCACCAGGAGCCACCAGCTTTGCAAGAGCGACAGCATTCAACAGGTTCACtgttagtaatttttttcgGAATCTCCGGGAAGTGCGGAAACGTCATCAGTTTGGTCCAGAAAGCATTTACAATGTAGACGAAACGGGGCTAACAACCGTACAAAAACCTGTCAAAGTTATTGCTAGTAAAGGTGTGAAACAAGTAGGTAGTATAACATCGGGAGAAAGAGGAACTCTCGTGACAGCTTGCTGTGCTGTAAATGCGATCGGCAATTCGATACCAACACTGTTCGTTTTTCCAAGGGTGAAGTTTCGGGATCTTATGATCAAAGATGGCCCATCTGGATGCGTAGGATTTGCTAATCCATCTGGTTGGATGACATCAGAGATCTTTGTCGAATggttaaaatatttcatcaaacaTTCGCACTGTTTGAAAGAGTCCAAAATTCTTCTTGTGTTAGACAACCACGAGAGTCATATATCTGTAGCAGCCCTCGATTTGGCGAGAGAAAATGGAGAAAACTATGCTTAG